CAAGGGCACCCCGGAGAACCTCTTCACCATCACCGCGCCCAAGCCCGGCAAGCCGCTGAAGCTGACCATCGACGGCGCGCTCCAGGCCGCCGCCGAGAAGGCCGTCCTGGACCAGTCGCAGGGCGGCAAGCGGAAGGCCGCGCTGGTCGCGATCGAGCCCACCACCGGCAAGATCCTGGCCGCCGCCAACGCCCCGGCGACCGGCTTCAACACCGCCTTCCTGGGTGCCACCGCGCCCGGCTCCACGATGAAGGTGATCACCGCGGCGGCGCTGCTGGAGGGCGGGCTCAGCCCCGAGTCCCCGATGCCGTGCCCCGCGACCACCGCGGCCGGGCACACCATCAAGAACGACTTCGAGGAGCCGCACCCCGAGTACACCCTCAAGGACGACTTCACGAACTCCTGCAACACCGCGTTCGTGATCGAGGGCAAGGCCAAGCTGAAGTCCGGCGACCTGGCCGACCTCGGCGCCAAGGTCTTCGGGTTCGGCACCCCCTGGAAGGTCGGCGTGCCCAACGTCGACGCCGTCATCCCCGGTGCCGGGCAGAACCCGGACGAGACGGCCGACGAGTACTACGGCCAGGGCAAGATCAAGATGAACCCGCTGGCGATGGCCTCGGTCGCCGCCACCGTCAAGGGCGGCGTCTTCAAGCAGCCGATCCTGATCGAGGGGCTCCCGCAGATCGAGGCGCCCGGCAAGCTCTCCCCCGACACCCTGACCAAACTGCGCGCCCTGATGGCGGCCACCGCGCACAGCGGCACCGCCGCCGGCCCGATGGGCGGCCTGAAGGGTGACATCGGCGGCAAGACCGGCACCGCCGAGCGCGCCGCCGGCCAGGCCACCGACAGCTGGTTCACCGCCTACCGCGACAATCTGGCGGTCGCCGCCATGGTCGAGGGCGGCGGCCACGGCGTCGACGCGGCCGGCCCGGCCTCGGCGGCCGTGCTGGCGGTCGGCAACGGCGGCTGATCCGCGCCCCGCACGAGAGGGGGCGGGTACGGGATCCTCCCGTACCCGCCCCTTCGGCGTTCTGCGGACCTGGGCCCGCCCCCTCGGCCTTCGTCAGGCCTGGGCCCCGGCCCGGACGCCTTCCGCCTGACTCACCGGCAGGCTGAGCAAGCAGGGCACCGGCCGGCGGGCCTTCCAGCGCTGGGCGGCCAGCCGGGGCCAGATCACCAGCACGGCCGGCAGCGCCAGGTACCCGAAGCGCCCGGCGGGGGCGAGCGTGAACGCTATCGCCAGACCGGCCGCCAGCAGATCGGCGGCGGCGATGGCGGACACCGGCGGGCGGGCCAGCAGCCAGATGGCGACCGCGGCGCCGCCGAGCGTCAGCAGGGCCAGTGAGACGGTGTGCCCGGTCGGGCCGAACCCGGCCAGTATCTTGCCCGGCAGCGGACTGCCGGCCGGGGTGTGGATCGCGGTGAGGCCCAGCGGGAACCGGACCACCTGCTCGCGCAGGGTCGCCGGCTCGGACAGCGCGACCGGCAGGACGACGGCCAGCGCGGCGCCGGCCGCCGTCAGGCCGGCCCGGAGGGCGGGCCTGCGCCCGTACAGCCGCCAGATCAGCAGCACCGCCACCGGAAGGGCCGGCCAGGCCGTCCACTTCAGGCTGCAGGCGAGGGCGAGCACCAGCCCGGTGGCGAAGGTGCGGTCCCGCTCGGCGAGCGCCATCGCCAGGCAGCAGACCCCGATCAGGGGCAGGTCGACGCCGCCCACCACCAGCGCCAGGGCGATCAGCGGCGAGGCGGTCAGCACGGCCAGCGGCAGCACCGGCCCGCGGTCCCGGGTCGGGCGCAGCAGCCGCCAGCAGGCCAGCAGGCAGCCCAGGAAGGTGAGGGCGAACCAGATCCGGGCGTCGCCGAGCACCTCGGTCAGCGGGTCGGAGTTGCCCAGCAGGGTGCGCGGCAGGCCGAACAGGGCCATGGCCGGCAGGTACGGGTTGTAGTCGCTGACGACCACGGGGTGGGGCAGGTAGGGGCTGCCGGTGCTGAGCAGCAGCCGGGCCGAGCGCTCGACCACCATCACCTCGGACTGGTGGCGGCCCTGCAGCGCGAGCAGGGCCAGCGGCAGCAGGACGGCGCCGAGCACCGCGACCCCGGCCGCGGCCCGGGCGGCGAACCGGCGCGGCAGGGTCGCGCAGAGCACTCCGGCCAGCAGGTAGGCGGGCGCGGCCACGGTGCCCCAGAGCCGCTGGTTCGCGAGGTCGGAGACGACCGGGAAGGCCGCCGCCCAGACCGCGGCGACGGCGCAGCCCAGCAGCTGCACGCGGCGCATGGCGGCGAGCCGGGCGGGGCCGGCCAGCTCGGCCCGGCCGGCGGGGCCGGGGCCGTCGCCGCGCTGGCGCGGGAAGACCCGGGTGCCGCGGCGCGGGCCGGGCCGGCGCGCGGCGCGCGGCTGGGCCCCCGGCGCGGCCGGGGCCGTGGCCGGGTGGGCCTGCGTGCTGCGGCGGCCGGTGAGGCGCCCGCGGCTGCGGGGCTGGCCGGGCATGCGGGTGCTCACCATGAGGGAAGGTTAGGCGCGGGGAGCGCGCCGTGTCGCGATGTTGGCGTACGGGCTTCGGGGTGTCTCTGCGGGACGCGCGGGGCCGCCGGCCGTTTCCGGGGGGCGGCGGCCCCGCGCTGACCTGCGCGGACGGGCAGTTCCCGGCCGCCGGAGGTCCGCATCGGCGGGCCGGTCAGCCGACCTTGCTGAGCTCGGGTTCCGCGGCCTGGTTCAGCCTGGAGTGTTGGGCGCTGTAGCCGAAGTAGACGGCGGCGGCGACGGCGAGGGCCGCTCCGGCGAAAAGGTAGACCTTCGGGTCGAGCCCGTAGATCAGGTAGGCGCAGAATCCGACGCTGAGCAGCGGGGTGACCGGGTAGCCGGGCACCTTGAAGCCGCGGGCCAGGGCGGGCTGGGTCCGGCGCAGCACGATCACGCCGATCGAGACGACCGAGAAGGCGACCAGGGTGCCGAGGCTGGTGAGGTCGGTGAGGATGTCCAGCGGTACGAAGGCGGCCAGTGCGGCGACGGCGGTGCCGACCACCAGGGTGTTCCAGACCGGGGTGCCGGTGCGCGGGGAGAGCTCGGCGAACTTCTTGGGCAGCATGCCGTCGCGGCCCATGGAGTAGAGGATCCGGGTCTGGCCGTAGATCACCACGAGGGTGACGCTGAAGATCGAGATGATCGCGCCGAAGGCGAACATCATGGCCGGCCAGGTCTGGCCGGTGATGTCCTGCAGGATCTGCGCGAGGCCGGCCTCCTGGCCGTCGAAGCGGCTCCAGTGCTGGGCGCCGAGGGCGGCGATCGCCACGCCGATGTACAGCAGGGTCACCACGACCAGCGAGATGATGATCGCCAGCGGGAGGGTGCGGCGCGGGTTCTTGACCTCCTCGCCGGCGGTGGACACGGCGTCCAGGCCGATGAAGGAGAAGAAGATGCTGGAGGCGGCCAGCTGGACGCCGCTCGCACCGAAGGGCATGAAGTCGCTCAGGTTGCCGGAGCGGAACCCGGTCAGGCCGATCACCACGAACAGCAGCAGGATGAAGATCTTGATGCCCACCATGGTCGCGTTGACCTTGGCGGACTCGCTCACGCCGCGCACCAGCAGGAAGCAGACCATCCCCACCAGGATCACGGCGGGGAGGTTGAAGTAGCCGCCGTGGCCGGGGGCCGAGGCCAGGAACTCCGGTATCCGCACGCCGAAGGCCAGGTCGAGGAACTTGTTCAGGTACTCGCCCCAGCTGACCGCGATCGCCGAGGCGGAGACGCCGTACTCCAGCAGCAGGCAGACGCCGACGCCGAAGGCCACGCCCTCGCCGAGGGTGGCGTAGGCGTAGGAGTAGGAGGAGCCGGAGGCGGGGATGGCGGAGGCCATCTCGGCGTAGCACAGTGCGGTGAGGCCCGCGGTGACCGCCGCCAGGACGAACGACAGGATGACGGCGGGCCCGGCGTCGGGCACCGCGCTGCTCAGGACGAAGAAGATGCCGGTGCCGACGGTCGCCCCGATGCCGATAGCGGAGAGCTGCCAGAGCCCGATCGTCCGCTTCAGGTGGATGCCGGAGCGTCCGCCTTCGGCCGGTGCGCCGGCCGGGAGCGCGTCCCGGCCCTCGCTCTCCGCGATCAGGGTGGCGACGGGCTTCCGCCTGAGAAGTCGTTCGCCGAGGGTGGTGGTGCTGGCCAAAACGTGGATCCTTCTGGGCGGGGAGAGGGTGTTCCGTGCCGCCGGTCACCCGAGGGGCTGTGGGGTGCCATCGGGGACCAACCGAACAAAGATGGGACAGTACCCCGCGAATGCACCAGTGTCGCAATCGAACAGTCCGAGCCGTCGCATTGGACGATTCGTCGAATATGTCAGCACAAACCGGACACTCCGCAGACGGCGCACCGCCGTACCGGGCGGTAGGGGGTCTCGGCCTCCTCAGCCGCCGAGCACCGCCTGCATCACCGAACGGGCGATCGGGGCGGCCAGGCCGCCGCCGGTGACGTCGGTGGCGTCGCTGTCGGCGATCACCACGGCGACGGCCACCGGGGGCACCTGGTCGGAGCCGGCGGGCTTGGCCCAGGAGATGAACCAGGCGTACGGGGTGCCGCTGTTGTCCACGCCCTGCTGGGCGGTACCGGTCTTGCCGCCGACGGTGGCGCCGCGGATCTTCGCGTTGGTGCCGGTGCCCTTCTCCACCACGTCGGTCATCAGCTGCTGGACCTGGGCGGCGACGGCCGGGGTGAGGGCCTGCTTGTACGTCCGGGGCTCCATCACCTGCACGGCCGTGCCGTCGCTGCGGGTCAGCCTGTCCACAAGCTGTGGATACATCACCGTGCCGTTGTTGGCGACGCCGGCCGCGACCATCGCCATCACCAGCGGGGTGGCGGCGGTGTCGAACTGCCCGATCGACGAGAGCGCGAGCTGCGACTCGTTCATCTCGGTGTCGAAGTTGGATCGCGCCGCCCGGAACGGGATGTCCAGCTTGGCGTCGTTGAAGCCGAAGTCCCGGGCCGTCGAGAGCATCGTGTCCAGCCCGGTGCGCACCCCGAGGTAGCCGAGCACGCTGTTGCAGGAGTAGATCATCGCGGTGTCCAGCGAGAGGTTCGGCCGGTTGCACGCGGCGGTGTCGTTGACCAGCGGCGTCGTCGTCCCCGGCAGCACGTACGGGTACGGGGCGCCGGTCGGCGCGTTGATGTCGGTCACCGTGCCGGCGGCCAGCGCCGCCGCCGCGGTGACCACCTTGAAGGTGGAGCCCGGCGGGTAGATCTGCCGCAGCGCCCGGTTGAGCATCGGCTGGTTGGTGTCGGCCTGCAGCTTGTCCCAGGCCTGCTGGTCGGCGGCGGAGGTGCCGGCGAACGACCCGGGGTCGTAGCTGGGGGTGCTGGCCAGCGCCAGGATGCGGCCGGTGGCGGGCTCGATCGCGGCGACGGCGCCCTTCTGGCTGCCCAGGCCCTTCGTCGCGGCCTGCTGGGCGGCCCGGTCGATGGTGGTGTAGACGTCGCCGCCGGGGCTCTGCTTGCGGGCGATCGCGT
The sequence above is a segment of the Kitasatospora sp. NBC_00240 genome. Coding sequences within it:
- a CDS encoding penicillin-binding transpeptidase domain-containing protein, producing MRRGAKIGIITGVSVAMIGGAGYGAYSLVGPSDDPKAPKARTVVAEPPSAELAASGSKAFLDAWASGDLEAAGKLTDDPQAATTALTAFKDKVKPSAMTLATSGPATAAAVAAATSASPSAAPKATASASAAASPASTATPPPAGQVMMAFKAKAEFAGTTSTWSYDGFLGVVKMSDGTASVHWAPTVIHPHLAEGETITAQPIFAPPSNMTDRNGKSLAGYASLTSMLAGIPKANIAGDPADAGNGVVILDASGKGTPENLFTITAPKPGKPLKLTIDGALQAAAEKAVLDQSQGGKRKAALVAIEPTTGKILAAANAPATGFNTAFLGATAPGSTMKVITAAALLEGGLSPESPMPCPATTAAGHTIKNDFEEPHPEYTLKDDFTNSCNTAFVIEGKAKLKSGDLADLGAKVFGFGTPWKVGVPNVDAVIPGAGQNPDETADEYYGQGKIKMNPLAMASVAATVKGGVFKQPILIEGLPQIEAPGKLSPDTLTKLRALMAATAHSGTAAGPMGGLKGDIGGKTGTAERAAGQATDSWFTAYRDNLAVAAMVEGGGHGVDAAGPASAAVLAVGNGG
- a CDS encoding glycosyltransferase 87 family protein, with the protein product MVSTRMPGQPRSRGRLTGRRSTQAHPATAPAAPGAQPRAARRPGPRRGTRVFPRQRGDGPGPAGRAELAGPARLAAMRRVQLLGCAVAAVWAAAFPVVSDLANQRLWGTVAAPAYLLAGVLCATLPRRFAARAAAGVAVLGAVLLPLALLALQGRHQSEVMVVERSARLLLSTGSPYLPHPVVVSDYNPYLPAMALFGLPRTLLGNSDPLTEVLGDARIWFALTFLGCLLACWRLLRPTRDRGPVLPLAVLTASPLIALALVVGGVDLPLIGVCCLAMALAERDRTFATGLVLALACSLKWTAWPALPVAVLLIWRLYGRRPALRAGLTAAGAALAVVLPVALSEPATLREQVVRFPLGLTAIHTPAGSPLPGKILAGFGPTGHTVSLALLTLGGAAVAIWLLARPPVSAIAAADLLAAGLAIAFTLAPAGRFGYLALPAVLVIWPRLAAQRWKARRPVPCLLSLPVSQAEGVRAGAQA
- a CDS encoding amino acid permease, giving the protein MASTTTLGERLLRRKPVATLIAESEGRDALPAGAPAEGGRSGIHLKRTIGLWQLSAIGIGATVGTGIFFVLSSAVPDAGPAVILSFVLAAVTAGLTALCYAEMASAIPASGSSYSYAYATLGEGVAFGVGVCLLLEYGVSASAIAVSWGEYLNKFLDLAFGVRIPEFLASAPGHGGYFNLPAVILVGMVCFLLVRGVSESAKVNATMVGIKIFILLLFVVIGLTGFRSGNLSDFMPFGASGVQLAASSIFFSFIGLDAVSTAGEEVKNPRRTLPLAIIISLVVVTLLYIGVAIAALGAQHWSRFDGQEAGLAQILQDITGQTWPAMMFAFGAIISIFSVTLVVIYGQTRILYSMGRDGMLPKKFAELSPRTGTPVWNTLVVGTAVAALAAFVPLDILTDLTSLGTLVAFSVVSIGVIVLRRTQPALARGFKVPGYPVTPLLSVGFCAYLIYGLDPKVYLFAGAALAVAAAVYFGYSAQHSRLNQAAEPELSKVG
- a CDS encoding penicillin-binding transpeptidase domain-containing protein translates to MPRRSRTGASAGGPQGLPGISTTGRRAGIFCVLLIVALAAQATRVQVFQAKRLNHNPANQRLTVERYSQPRGNILVGHDTVTGSVPTGGRYDYRRTYTDGPLYAAVTGYSSQTYGNTQLEGTEDDVLSGTDPRLAGWALWDAIARKQSPGGDVYTTIDRAAQQAATKGLGSQKGAVAAIEPATGRILALASTPSYDPGSFAGTSAADQQAWDKLQADTNQPMLNRALRQIYPPGSTFKVVTAAAALAAGTVTDINAPTGAPYPYVLPGTTTPLVNDTAACNRPNLSLDTAMIYSCNSVLGYLGVRTGLDTMLSTARDFGFNDAKLDIPFRAARSNFDTEMNESQLALSSIGQFDTAATPLVMAMVAAGVANNGTVMYPQLVDRLTRSDGTAVQVMEPRTYKQALTPAVAAQVQQLMTDVVEKGTGTNAKIRGATVGGKTGTAQQGVDNSGTPYAWFISWAKPAGSDQVPPVAVAVVIADSDATDVTGGGLAAPIARSVMQAVLGG